From the Psychrobacter sp. P11F6 genome, the window AGACGTCTTTTTCGTTGAACTGCAAGGTGAGTACACCAGCTGCACCGCCCACCGCTTTTATAAGCTGACTGGCAACACTAGGCAGTTTTTTGTCTATCAATGAGGCACTAGTCAATTGCACTAGCAATCTGGCTTCAGAATGCGTTTTACGTACCTCATTGACCTTTTTACAGGCATTGATGAGCACCCAACGATCTATTTTTTCGAGCAATTTATGCGTCTTGGCGACTGCCATAAATTGATCAGGTGTCAATATCGTATTGTCCGCATCCGCCAACGGCAACCGCAGATATACTTCAAAAAAGTCGCTTCGGTCATTGTTAATATCATATATTGGCTGGAATGACAGCTCAAAACGGCTATTGGCAATGGCATCAACTAAAGATTCGGCAAGCGCATGATCATCACTATTGGCATGCTCGCTTGGATCATATAAATGATAGGTGCCGCCATGATTAGAGGTCTCTATCATAATCTGATTGATGGCATCCATCGCACGTTCGAGCACGATACTTGGCTCTGCTGTATTGGTTTCGATTTTGACCATACCAATACTGACAGTCGTACTGGTCGTACGCTTATCTACTTCAATGAGCATATCACTGATACGTGAACCAATTTGCTTAGCCAGTGTTTCAAGCTCTGTGGTGCTCTTGTCCTCGACCAGTATGGTAAAGGCGGTATCACTAAAACGACTCACATGCCCGTCTGATATCAGCTCATCTAACGCATAGGCGACTTGCTTGACGGTCGCATCTACCCCTTGCAAACCTAGACTGCTTCTTATTTTACCGACATTATCGAGCTGAATATACAAAAGCCCAGCCGTCAGTACACCTTGACGTGCTTGCTGGTACACGATTGCCATTTGTTCTTCAAAGCCGCGGCGGTTGTTGATTCCTGTCAGGCTATCTTTGCATTCAGCAGCTGCCAAACGCTTGGCGACTTCCGCACTGTTATTATGGTTTTGTTGGATAATAACCTGCGTCACCGGTTCGCCATCTAAGGTCGCGGCTGCCAATTGTAGCTTTGCTTCAAAAGTACTGCCATCCATCCGCTTACTTTCAAAATTGAACTCGACTTCTTGGCGGCTACCTTTATCAAATTGACGTAAGAACTGTTTGAAACCCTTAACGTTATCACCGCCTGCAATCAGGTCAACAACAGGCACGCCTATGGCATCATTCATCGACTCAAAACCAAAAAGCTGAAGATAAGGGTCATTGGCAAAAATATGGATACCCTGATCAATATAGGCGACCGCACTTTTAGAGTTTTTAATCAATACGTTGGCGCGTTGCTCTGCTTCAGAGAGAACATGGCGCAACGTTCTAAGCTCACGGCGACTGCGTAAATTATCATGCTGTAGGCAGATAGACATCACTACTGCCATCTCTTGGTCTACTTTGAGCGATTTGACCATCGTGCCGCTAATAATATCAGGTAGCCCCTCATCGTTATTGGTGGACGCTACCATCTCTTCATTGAATAGGCAGATCATAGGCAAATCAATACTTTGCTCTTGAACGACGCCCACCACATCGGTGAAACTCATATCATAAGCATTGCCAAACACCAAGACATCCCACGGTTGTCGAAGTGACTTTAACAGCTCCTCTTTATCGTCCAAAAACCCTAAATTGATGGTGTCATAATAGCAACCTAGTAAGTGCACAAGACGCTCAGCGTAGAGCTGATCGTCATCAATGACTAAAAGGTTTAAGATGGACTGAGTACGCATAAGAAGCCTTTTGGATCTTGTGATCTTATTTTTATGTTTGATACCCTACACCTTTTCCAAGCATTAACCTAGCAAGGAAAATACTATCAGGGATAGGCTTAGCGGTTTTTAGTAGATTGGCATCGTCTTTCGAATCAAGGCGACATCTTGGCGAAGCCAAAACATCATATAAACGAACATAACTGTATCAATCATTATAGACAATAACTTGACTGATTGCAGACTAACTTATCATCATTATTCAGTACATTTATTCACTGCTATTATCGAATAAAAAAATTCAATGAAGTAACCTTTAAACCAGTATTTATTGACATTACTATTTGACAACTTTTCAATAGACGCTCAAACAAACTAAAGCTGCACCACCTCATACTGGCTGAATTCATCCGTAATCAGCAACCTCTGTCCCAAACGTAAAGGGGTTTGTTTGCTATTAATACGCATAATGACTCTATCATCGGTCTGAAAGTAAGAAGTCGGTACAATCAAAGTACCAGTGGTTTGTAGTCGCTCATCTCTACCAAGGATAAATGCTGGCACAAAATGGCGACTACGCGTTTCTCTACCTTCTAAACGCAAGCCACAAGCCACTAGCTGATGTCCGAGTACTTGCCACTCGATCTCTGGGTTTTTGCTATCAAAATCAAGCCAGCGCGCCACGCCCATTGACCAATCAGGCGGCGTGATTGTATCAGATCGACAGACCAAAAAAAGGCTCATCATATGTAATGCTGGCGGTGCAGTCGTCGCAGATGTATTATCATCAGCTACTATATTAAGGCTATTTTCATGAACACTTTCTTCATGAAAGCGATCTTTATGAAAGTGGTCTTTATTTAAAATATCTACTGTTGGTAATAATCGTAGGGTACGAAATAATGACAAATCATCATTACGATCAAAGGTTTCACTGGCTAATACGTGGCTGCTGTCTTGTTTTTTATTCACGGTATCATAACGAGGACGCTGCTCATCTGGTAACTCTTTTATAGCGATTAAACTGGTAAAGCTATGCGAATGGCTCACCCGATAATGAATATTATTAAAACCTGTAATCAAAACAGCGTCTTCTTTCGCACTATGTTTAGTCGCTAGGGTAAGCGGCGGCTGTAAATAGCGGTAATTGAGCGTCATCGCTATTTTATTAAGCAAATGACTCTCAACGCCGTCACCCCCTTCCTTAACTAAAGCCTGTTTGCGTCGTTTAAGATACTCAACCAGCGGGGCAATTTCTATAAATAAACAGTGATAACGATCGTCGTATGGGTTAATTGTAGAGCTGGCCGTCAGGTAAGTTGGCGGATTGTCACTTTGTAAATCAACGAACACGCGGGTCTCGGTGGTTGGCTCAATCGTCGCAACGATATGCTTAGCCCATTCAGGTAACAAACGTTGGACGAGCAGAATATTGGGACGACGCATGGCACGTACATTTAATAGACTGTATAAACAAATTTGGCAATACAGCTGATGAACCGTCTTGGCACGCTGGGTGCCTGCCGTAACACTCATATTAATCTCAGCCGCATGGTACTGATAAGCAAGGTAATACAGCTGATTGATTTTATGCCATAAGTAAGATGAGGGTTTTTGATAGCACAGTGCTTCTTCGCCCAATAGCTTCTGGTACATCAGCAGCGTCTGGTAAATAGCAATGGCGAGTGTCGTTGATGAAGACTTATCACCATTAAAATAGCGCTGCCAGCCATTACTTGCAGCGTATTTTCGCTGATTATTGAGCAATGAGGTTTTATGACGTATCACTCTGTCATAGACCATAATCATTGAATAATATAGCGACTTTATTTGAGCCACATAACCCATTTGAATGTCGCTAAGCGCACCTGTCTCATAAATATAAGACTGTCGCAAAGTGGCAATTAACTGATCTGAGGCGTCTATCACCGTCGCCATAAGGGTAAGACGTTGCGACTCATCGATATTGGCCACACGTAGTACCGTAAGTAT encodes:
- a CDS encoding EAL domain-containing protein; translated protein: MRTQSILNLLVIDDDQLYAERLVHLLGCYYDTINLGFLDDKEELLKSLRQPWDVLVFGNAYDMSFTDVVGVVQEQSIDLPMICLFNEEMVASTNNDEGLPDIISGTMVKSLKVDQEMAVVMSICLQHDNLRSRRELRTLRHVLSEAEQRANVLIKNSKSAVAYIDQGIHIFANDPYLQLFGFESMNDAIGVPVVDLIAGGDNVKGFKQFLRQFDKGSRQEVEFNFESKRMDGSTFEAKLQLAAATLDGEPVTQVIIQQNHNNSAEVAKRLAAAECKDSLTGINNRRGFEEQMAIVYQQARQGVLTAGLLYIQLDNVGKIRSSLGLQGVDATVKQVAYALDELISDGHVSRFSDTAFTILVEDKSTTELETLAKQIGSRISDMLIEVDKRTTSTTVSIGMVKIETNTAEPSIVLERAMDAINQIMIETSNHGGTYHLYDPSEHANSDDHALAESLVDAIANSRFELSFQPIYDINNDRSDFFEVYLRLPLADADNTILTPDQFMAVAKTHKLLEKIDRWVLINACKKVNEVRKTHSEARLLVQLTSASLIDKKLPSVASQLIKAVGGAAGVLTLQFNEKDVSDHLTVAKTQFAALSQVSCQMGINNFGSSAKSIEIVSFVQPYMVRLARSYVDGIDSADNLETVKSLIMRTNEVNVDVLMPYIEDAATMSVAWSVGARYLQGYYLEEPSSTIKVAT